In Methanobrevibacter sp. TMH8, the sequence AATTGAACCCATAATACCAGGTCCAAGTTCTACAGATAATGGTCCACCAGTACTTTCTATCTTCTCACCAGGTCTTAGCCCAGCTGTTTCTTCATAAACCTGAATGGTTGCAGTATCGCCTTCAAGCTCAATAATTTCTCCAATGAGCTTGTCGTTACCTACCTTAACCATTTCATGCATTTGAGTCCCTCTCATCCCATCTGCGATGATAACAGGTCCTGCAATTTTAATAATATTTCCTTCAGTAATCATTTAACCATCTCTACCCCAATAACTCTTTTGATAAGTTCACCCATAGGGTCACTACCCATATCAGATGGGCCAGATTTATCTGGTATTTCAATAATCATTGGCAATACATCAGAGCCAATTTTTTTATCTATGTATTTCCTAATATTATCAGCTATTTTTTCTGTGATAATTATAATTGAAATTTCATCATTAATTAATTCATCCAATGCATTTTTTGCATCTTCATTTGTTTCTACAATTTTACTCTCCTTTACTCCACCAAGTTGAAAACCAGTAACAGTATCAAGATCTCCAATTATTGCTACAGAGGATTTCATACTAACATCTCCTGAATTTCAGATACTGGAAAATTAACTTCTCGTTTAGCCCTTGCAATAATTTTCAAGTTTTTGATTTCTCTCTCTTTTTGACTTAAAAATCCTATAATAGGACCAATACCTAATGGCTTTTTTAAAGATAAAGATTTAGCACGACTAATAAGATATTCATCTAAAGCTTTTTCAAAAACAGAAACTGAACCAGTTTCATTATATTTAGAAAGAGCTTC encodes:
- a CDS encoding V-type ATP synthase subunit F; amino-acid sequence: MKSSVAIIGDLDTVTGFQLGGVKESKIVETNEDAKNALDELINDEISIIIITEKIADNIRKYIDKKIGSDVLPMIIEIPDKSGPSDMGSDPMGELIKRVIGVEMVK